AATGTCCCTTGTGGCATCCAACAAAATTGGGATGACAAAGAGTAGCATGGTCTAAAAGTTCGGCTAAATGTATTTGATTTGCTCTTTAACTACGAAGAGACGATGCGCTTTTGGCCAACTCGCTCAGTGGTTTATCTGTGGATCGAATTAAATTGTAAACGAATGCTCCGGCTAGAGTTCCGATGATTGGACCAACCACATATACCCAAAGACCTTTATAAACATGCTTCACTACTGCTGGACCAATGCTTCTTGCTGGATTCATCGATGCTCCTGAAATTGGCCTGCATTTTAATTCTATTAAGATTTAGACAAAGAATGGTTTAAAAATCTACTAAGTGAAACAACTAATTAGCATACCCTGCTACAAAAACGTTCAAGGTTATGGTCATTCCTACAGCTATTCCAGCAACTTGTCCAATCTGCAATTAAAACACAACgcaaatataaataattaacGCATTAGCTGGTAATATGCTACTACTGTatgtgaaaaaaagaaaaagaaaatcattAGACTACTGGAGAGTTGGAACAAAATAAACATTGACTCAGTACCAAATTTCAGAAAGAAAGATACTCCCTCTGTTTATGTTATTTGCATTATGTTTATGTAAGTCCATCCAAAAATAATGATtcatttctatattttttttaatgaaaaactTTTATAATCACATAAATATTAATGACATTAAAATCAGATTCAAAACTGGAGTATTATAACTATACAGATGTTATGACATATTTTAGACCACACGTTTTCTAAAAAATGTTTTTATTTTAATCTTTCATTTAGAGTGAAACTATGACAAACAAAACTAAGTCGAAGGAAGTAATAAATTTATGACtcgtaaataaataaaaaggtagGTGCGTACCGCTCTGTCATCTGTAGCAACGCCAGAGATGACAAACATGAGAAGGAAAGATATGATGATTTCGATAGCAAGTGATTGGCCATTAGATCCAACTGGAACTGTACCAAAATAAGCTTGCGGAGTTACGTCAAACATTAGAGCCAGAGTTCCACTGGCCAGAATCGAACCCATTAGTTGAGCTATGATGTACAAAGGTGCCTGCAATATATGGAATAAACTTCTTGATAATCACGATTAAGAAACAAAATCTTATAATAAGAAAATATACCGGTCATATCTACTTATTACTAATTTGAAATGGGGACCCAATGTGAGAAAGTTCAGAACAAATGTTTACTGGATGAACTTTGAGCTTTATAATTCCACAATCCAAAAagtataaaaaaagaaaaagagagaaacaAAATTAAATTTCGAATAATGTGAACTTGATCCACACAAAATCCTCTTTTACACTCGTTTTTAGTTTCTTTTCTTCCTCGAGATCTACTTCCTCTATTATGTTTGCAGGGGGGAGCTAGCCCTTCGGGAGTGGGTTCAGCCGATCCCAGTAGCTTTGGtccgaatcatatatttgtattaaattttttatCAAATATGTACAATATTAATTTAGAACCCAGTCACTCAGAAGAATTAGAATCTCAAACCCACAAACTTCGAATCCTGACTCCGCCTCTGTATGTATGAACAATATATTTAAAAAGAAATTGTTACCTCTCCTCATGCATAATATATATTATCCAAACCAAACGTACATTTCTAGGACCTAGTGAAATTGAAAGTTGAGGGTTGGATAAATAGAGTCTGCTGTTTATGGATCTTACAAAATACACACTGTAAATCCAAAAATTCTCTCTTTTCCGTGCAAATTACTCAGTAGTGTAATTTCAATGCTATGCTATACGCTCCCAAAGTAAATCCATAAAATTACTATTGTATAAAGATTAATTTAATTGTGAAAAAATGACTATACATTTTAAGAACAAATTTTAGGTACGTACTTGTTTCCATGGGAAGCGACCGAAGATGCTGAATGTAATAGTGACAGCAGGATTAAAATGTGCTCCTGATATATGTCCCACAGTATAAACCATCACCATCACAATTAGTCCCCATGTCACACATATCCCTGGAAATGTAACACTCCCATAAATCTTGTTCACTACAACAGATCCACACCCCGCAAATATTACAAAGTACGTCCCTATGACCTCCGCAATCAACTGCAAAATTAGCCCATCACAATCCAATTCATCAAATAACTACATAATCATAGTATTGCAATTGTTTAATTTGTACCTTCTGAGCGATGACTGTGACCGAAGGTGATGAACAAAATCCAACATTGGAATCGGAGGCTGTATGGATATTGCCTTCTTCCATATGGGTgatttcttcttccttctttcctgccatttttttgttttagtttTAAAAGGGTTGATAGTAGGATAATATAAGGTTAGTTAattaaaatatacttatatatgatAGGACAGGAGGCTTGTTTTTCTCTAGTTTGCTAAGTTGATAAGGATAAGATATTAGTCGGAGAGTGTTGGAGGCTGGAGTTTAACAAATTAAATGCTGACAAATCCAGTAATCTATGATAGATAGTGCAAATTCAAAAGAGAATTATTAGGGATTGGAGTTTGCAGCTTAATATTGAAACTCCATTCTGCACTATCTATCAAAAGGCCGCCTCCACTCTACGTACTCACTTCTCTTTGCAAACTTATCTAAAATGATGAAAAGGTAAAAAAGATATACTAGGATTTTTACGGTTTATTAGGATCGGGGAAAACGTGGATAGGTTTCAAACTTTGAATCAGTAATCCGTGAATATCTCAATTTGTTCATGATTATGTTTACTTTTTCTTATTCACATTTCAAGATAAAGAAGTAAATAACATATGTAATTTACCTATGGCCAATTTCAAAGATAAAAAGACTTAAAATCCTAAGGCTAATGAGGAAAGGAacgtaaaaaaaaattaaaaagcttATCTTACCCGACACTTGCGTCCAAACTGATAAATGGGGATGATATATATTTGTACACAAACTTTTATCACTTTAAGttaataaatatatatgttgtcCATTTATTTTATCGCATAAGCAGGTAAATTAATATATACCAGTGTAAATCCCAAATGGAAATTACAAAAATCTTGGGGGAAGTTAGCTCTTTATGGGACAATTGAGCGTTTAAGGTGCCTTAAATAAAGGTTGAAACTAGAAAGATATCACCTTCACGTGGCTAATTGCAATTCACAAGTTAAATGACGTATAAAGGAGCTTTCCTGGATTTCCAGCTTTTTCGCAAGAATCAGGTTTACTTATAAGATTGGAGTGAATCAGTCGcctttttacttttatttttcatatgTCAATTTTTCATTTGTATATAGACTTTTAGCACTTAACTAAAATAGTGAGACACTttgttaaaataaaataaaactaaaaaaacacttaactataattaattaatactagtatacgtacccgcgcgatgcacgGATAGTTTCAAGGGAAAAAAGAGCGTAGATAGATAATTGTAACAATTTAGACTTTAAGTTCTAATCATCTTGAAA
Above is a genomic segment from Lycium barbarum isolate Lr01 chromosome 12, ASM1917538v2, whole genome shotgun sequence containing:
- the LOC132622428 gene encoding probable aquaporin NIP-type, coding for MAGKKEEEITHMEEGNIHTASDSNVGFCSSPSVTVIAQKLIAEVIGTYFVIFAGCGSVVVNKIYGSVTFPGICVTWGLIVMVMVYTVGHISGAHFNPAVTITFSIFGRFPWKQAPLYIIAQLMGSILASGTLALMFDVTPQAYFGTVPVGSNGQSLAIEIIISFLLMFVISGVATDDRAIGQVAGIAVGMTITLNVFVAGPISGASMNPARSIGPAVVKHVYKGLWVYVVGPIIGTLAGAFVYNLIRSTDKPLSELAKSASSLRS